The Suricata suricatta isolate VVHF042 chromosome 16, meerkat_22Aug2017_6uvM2_HiC, whole genome shotgun sequence genome contains the following window.
TCCTCAGCCTCTGCAGTATTTATGAGTATATGCCCTTCATCCTCATACTATCATTTTAATGGAGTTTCTGACGATATAGaataaatatcttatttaacCACATGTCCTCTTTAATAATTCTTCTATTCTTCtatagctcatttggttaagcgtcccaactcttgacttcagcttatgtcatgacctcacagttcatgggtttgagccccacatttggctctgtgctgatggtgcggagcctgcttgggaacctctctttctccctgtctctccgcccttccccagctcgcatgcatattctctctctttctcaaaataagtaaacttaaaaaaataataaaaataaaaacagtgtaaGCTACATGCTCCTGTGAATGTTATTTGTATGTTTAAGCTTTACTATATACTGGGGGACTAGATTTGAAATAGTCtatttaccacatttttaaaattttgttggggcacctgggtggctcagtcagttaagcctccggcttcggctcaggtcagatctcacgttcgtgggttcgagccccgtgtcaggctctgtgctgacgctagctcagagcctggagcctgcttcagattctgtttctccttctctctctgcccctccccctctcatgctctgtctctctctgtatcaaaaataaaatattttttaaaaaagtaaaattttgttaaaaatactgGAAAAAATCAAAGTGTTAGTGTTAATGATGATGATAGCAACTTTATTGGAtgtttactacatgccaggcactaaaTGCTTTACAGTTATTAGCTCTTTTcaatgatttttcccccttttagaAAAGGTCTCGGAAATTTATAAATAGATGAAGACTCTGCATGGAAGACTTGAGAGTTAAGTCTCATCCTTCTCCATGAAAATATAGCTGAGGAAACGCTCAGAAAACCCAGGGTTCACAGAAAAGTATTTCCTCTGAACACAGATGTTGACTCTTTAAGACTACATCTCTATGTATGAGACTTAGTTCATGAGAGTTCAGAACATAATTTatactcaaatataaatgaagctGTCTAAGAAAGAACCATTAAGAATTCAATTGATATTATGTTTCATCCCAGTGTATAATTGTCTAATCTCAAGATAAGCAATGTAAGTTCTTTCATCATAAATTCAACTTCATTAGATACCTGAGAATtaatactggagagaaacctatGAATTGATGAATTTGATGAAAAGCTTTCATCTATGTCACATGTCAAGAAATACTGAAGAATTCTTCTTGGAAAAAATACCTGCATGATAAGAATGTTGGAAAGCCTTAAGCCTGAGGCAGATCTCCTTCAGCATGATCAAATTCATACTAGAAAGAAACCtcatgaatgtaatgaatgtgggaaaacctTCAGCCTAAAGCAAAACCTCGTAGAGCATAAGAAAATGCATACTGAAAAATCACATGAATGTACTGAATGTGGTAAAGTATTCTCTCGAGTCTCCTCCCTTACTCTACATTTGAGAAGTCATACAGGAAAGAAaccatataaatgtaataaatgtgggaaagccttcagtcaGAAGAGAAACTTTCTTTCTCATCAGAATCATCATACCGGGGAGAAACTCTGTGAATGTGGGAAAGCTTCTATTCAGATGTCAAGTCTCATTAAACACCAGAGAAATCATACTGGAAACAAACCCTATGCatgtaaggaatgtggaaaagccttcaaTGGCAAATCATATCTCACTGAGCATGAGAAAatccatacaggagagaaaccattTGAATGTAATCAGTGTGGAAGAGCCTTCAGCCAGAAGCAATACCTCATTAAACATCAGAATATCCACAGTGGAAAGAAACCCtttaaatgtaatgaatgtggaaaagcctttagcCAGAAAGAAAACCTAATTATCCATCAAAGAAtacatactggagagaaaccttatgaatgcAAAGGGTGTGGGAAAGCTTTCATTCAGAAGTCAAGCCTCATTAGACACCAGAGAAgtcatacaggagagaaaccctatatatgtaaagaatgtgggaaagctttcagtGGCAAATCAAATCTCACTGAGCATGAGAAAATTCATAttggagagaaaccctataaatgtaatgaatgtggaacAATCTTTAGGCAGAAGCAATACCTCATTAAGCATCACAATattcatacaggagagaaaccctatgaatgtaataAATGTGGAAAAGCCTTCTCTCGAATCACATCACTTATTGTACATGTGAGAATTCATACAGGGGATAAACCTTAT
Protein-coding sequences here:
- the ZNF260 gene encoding zinc finger protein 260 isoform X2, which codes for MIRMLESLKPEADLLQHDQIHTRKKPHECNECGKTFSLKQNLVEHKKMHTEKSHECTECGKVFSRVSSLTLHLRSHTGKKPYKCNKCGKAFSQKRNFLSHQNHHTGEKLCECGKASIQMSSLIKHQRNHTGNKPYACKECGKAFNGKSYLTEHEKIHTGEKPFECNQCGRAFSQKQYLIKHQNIHSGKKPFKCNECGKAFSQKENLIIHQRIHTGEKPYECKGCGKAFIQKSSLIRHQRSHTGEKPYICKECGKAFSGKSNLTEHEKIHIGEKPYKCNECGTIFRQKQYLIKHHNIHTGEKPYECNKCGKAFSRITSLIVHVRIHTGDKPYECKICGKAFCQSSSLTVHMRSHTGEKPYGCNECGKAFSQFSTLALHMRIHTGEKPYQCSECGKAFSQKSHHIRHQRIHTH